One region of Bradyrhizobium betae genomic DNA includes:
- the irr gene encoding Fur family transcriptional regulator Irr: MDVLSTLPETDSDSDDLAIPPADEAAARCAQLLRDAGLRPTRHRLALARMLLLGDHRHVTAEGLYDEAMAANLRLSLATVYNTLNQFTEAGLLRRIAADGIKSFFDTDTSVHPHFYLEGEDVLVDVAGGLAFTKVPAPLPGHEITRLDVIVHLRRKRLM, from the coding sequence ATGGATGTCCTTTCCACCCTCCCCGAAACGGATTCAGATTCAGACGACCTCGCCATCCCTCCCGCGGATGAGGCCGCGGCGCGCTGCGCGCAACTGCTTCGCGATGCCGGCCTCCGGCCCACGCGTCATCGTCTGGCGCTCGCCCGGATGCTGCTGCTCGGCGATCACCGTCATGTCACCGCGGAAGGCCTCTATGACGAGGCGATGGCCGCCAATCTGCGGCTGTCGCTTGCGACCGTCTACAACACGCTGAACCAGTTCACCGAGGCTGGTCTGCTGCGCCGGATCGCCGCCGACGGGATCAAGTCGTTCTTCGACACCGATACATCGGTGCATCCGCACTTCTATCTGGAAGGTGAGGATGTGCTGGTCGATGTCGCCGGCGGGCTCGCCTTCACCAAGGTGCCGGCCCCGCTTCCCGGCCACGAGATCACGCGGCTCGACGTCATCGTCCATCTGCGGCGAAAGCGCCTGATGTAG